The segment TCCTCCTCATCCGGCACAACAGCGGGCACTGGGCCTTCCCAAAAGGCCATGCTGAACCGGGCGAGAGCGAGATGGAAACCGCGCGGCGCGAGCTGCGCGAAGAGACCGGCATCCGCGACGTCACACTCTACCCCGAGCCGGTCTTTGAAGAAAACTACACCAAGACTGCGTGGGGCAACCCGCGCCAGACGGTCGCCAAGACCGTGCGCTACTTCCTCGGCATCGTGCACGACCCGCGCGTGCACTT is part of the Candidatus Roseilinea sp. genome and harbors:
- a CDS encoding diadenosine 5'5'''-P1,P4-tetraphosphate pyrophosphohydrolase, encoding MRPAGARLEYRLSMAPQFTERSFGVIPIYRKDGQTYFLLIRHNSGHWAFPKGHAEPGESEMETARRELREETGIRDVTLYPEPVFEENYTKTAWGNPRQTVAKTVRYFLGIVHDPRVHLQAAEVQDYTWATYDEARAIITYDASRRLLEEVAQALELQR